The sequence below is a genomic window from Synechococcus sp. PCC 7335.
ATGCTCCGCCGCATTTTAGAGCAAGTCCAGCCAAACGAAGTCTACAACCTTGGAGCACAGTCTCACGTTCGGGTTAGCTTCGACTCGCCTGAATATACGGTAGATACCGTAGCAATGGGTGCGCTGAGACTGTTAGAGGCCATTCGCGACTACCAACAGCGAACCCGCAGCGAAGTCCGTTTCTACCAAGCTGGTTCTTCCGAAATGTATGGCAAAGTCCAGCATGTTCCCCAGTCAGAAGAAACCCCTTTCTATCCCCGTAGTCCTTACTCCTGCGCCAAAGTCTACGCCCATTGGCAAACCATCAATTACCGCGAATCTTACGACATGTTTGCCACCAACGGCATCTTGTTTAACCATGAGTCTCCTCGTCGTGGTGAAACGTTTGTCACTCGCAAGATTACCCGCGCGATCGCTCGTATCGTTACCGGACAGCAAAAGAAGCTCTACCTTGGCAATTTGGATGCTAAGCGAGACTGGGGCTATGCCAAAGATTATGTCAAGGCGATGTGGTTGATGCTCCAGCACGACCAGCCAGACGACTTTGTCATAGCCACAGGTGAGACCTACTCCATTCGTCAGTTTCTAGATATTGCCTTTCAGCACGTCAATCTTGATTGGACCGATTTTGTCGCTTTTGACGAGCGCTACCTCAGACCAGCTGAGGTAGATTTGCTCATCGGTGATCCAAGCAAGGCAAAAAGGATCTTAGGCTGGCAACCGGAAGTTAGTTTTGAAGAGCTGGTAAAACTAATGGTAGACGCCGATTTGGAAGTTGTGAGCGAACAGCCAGTCACTAGCACTAACGGTAGCTTAAACGCTACTATCCGTCGTCAAATTCTCGGCTCTATATCTTAGTCTCCGCCTCGTAGTTTCCGCAAAGCTAGTAGGGTCTTAGTTCTTAAAAGACTAACGGGACTTGTGGAAAAGTAGACTAATGTGATCACACTGATGTGAGCAAACTGAGCTTGCAGACATAGCAGATACATAACGGTACATTAGGTGATGTGGCGAACCTCGCTGGGTCTACTCATAGCATAGGCTGCAGATATAGAAAAATAGTATTTTGTTCGTTTAATAGCGGTAGGGATAGATGGAACTAGCCAATAAGAAGATACTCGTCACAGGTGGAGCCGGTTTTTTAGGAAAACAGGTAGTAGACCAACTGCAGCAAGCTGGGGCTAACCCCGACGATATTCTGGTCATTCGTTCGCGCGATTATGATCTGACTGAGATGGATGCTTGTAAACGCGCCGTCATTGGTCAAGATGTGGTCATTCACCTAGCTGCTCATGTAGGCGGTATTGGTCTCAATCGAGAAAAGCCTGCAGAGCTTTTTTACGACAATCTGATGATGGGTGCTCAGCTAATTCACGCAGCTTATCAGGCGGGGGTAGAAAAATTTGTCTGCGTTGGCACCATCTGCGCCTATCCAAAATTTACCCCTGTTCCTTTCAAAGAGGACGATCTTTGGGCCGGTTACCCTGAAGAGACAAATGCCCCTTATGGCATCGCTAAAAAAGCTCTGCTTGTACAGCTTGAAGCCTATCGTCAGCAGTACGGCTTCGACGGTATTTATCTACTTCCTGTTAACCTTTATGGCCCCGAAGATAACTTTGACCCGCGCAGCTCGCACGTTATTCCAGCGCTTATTCATAAAATTCACGAAGCTCAGATCAACGGAGACAAAACGCTGCCTGTTTGGGGTGATGGCAGTCCTACACGCGAATTTCTCTATTCTACAGATGCCGCTCGTGGCATTGTAATGGCGACTCAGCACTATTCTGATGCAGCGGCAGTTAACTTAGGTACTAACAGCGAAATCTCTATCAAAGATCTTGCAGAGTTGATCTGCGAGGTGATGGATTTTGAAGGTAAACTTATTTGGCAAACTGACAAACCGAATGGTCAGCCTCGTCGCTGCTTAGATGTAGAGCGGGCTAAGCAAGCCTTTGGATTCGAAGCACAAACCGATTTCCGTGAAGGATTGAGAAAAACGGTCGAGTGGTATCGTCAGCATGCACAAACACTTCAGCTCGCTTAAGTTCATAAAAAATAGAAACAAGTCTTTGAAAACTTCTATAATTATGGCGCAGTGCCCCTAGCGAATTAGCCGCAAAATAGTATGGCAGAAGAGCAAACCCCATCGAACCAGAACGCTGAGAACCAGAACGCTGAGAACATTGTGGAGGGTGCGAAACCTAAAGATACGGTTGCAGAGACTGCAAAGCCTGATGCCGATGCGAAGAACTTAGAGCAGTCGGACGATAAGAAGTCAGGTGAACCGGTTGCTAAGGTAAAAGAAGATTCTGGAGAGACTGCTAAGGCTGGTAACCAGCCAGCCGGCAAGACAGTTGGCTCCGGTGGTTCAGCGAAGAAGCCAGCGGCTAAATCTGAGGCAAAGTCTGGAGATAAAAAGCCAGCAGCGAAGAAGAAAAAACCTCCCAAACTGGAAGATAAGCCATTTAATGAATTTATGGAGCAGCACTACTTGCCTAGCTTGAAAGAAGCCATGGCGAAGGAAGGCATTGAAGAGCTGAACCTAGAATTTGCTAAGCGTAAGCTAGAGGTGATGGGCCAAAGTGGTGGTGATCCCTATTGGCAGGTTCAAGGGCAGTGGACAGAAGCGGGTGAAGGCGATCGCCAATTCAATATCGCTTTTATTGATGAAGATATTTCAGGCCAAAAAGTATTCACACTGACTTCTAATGGCGCAGTCCCTAGCACGGTTGAGCAATTTATGGGAGATGAGCGGCGAATCACATTAGATCTGATGGTGCTGTATACGCTACAGCGACTAAACGGTCAGAAGTGGTTGACTCGAAACTAAGTCCTATCGACCTGATATCAACGGGTTCTATGAGCTTTGATAGGGAGCTTTGTTAGGATACCTATGCCTTTGCCGCTATCAGAATCATAACGGAAGGGATAAGTTGAGTAGTAGGTACTTATATTTGGGGGATGATGGTCCCTCCAGCCCAAGTGAGGCTTCAACAAGTGAGGCTTAAGCTACAAAAGATCAGAAGTGAACAGACTATGAGCGTTGACTGAACTTTCTCTAACTGCCCCTACCGTCTATGTTTTTTCTGTTGCCAGGCATCTTCGTATCGACGTTCGTTTACACTAACTGATTTCTGCAAATCTACTACTGGGTTTGGATAGTCTACCCCTAGTCTGACATTGAATTGCTTTTGCTCGACTGTCTGTAGTGTCCAAGGCGTATGTACCTTTTTCGCTGGCAGCGTTTTTAATTCTGGTAACCAATGCTTAACGTATTTGCCTTCTGAATCATAGTCTTTAGACTGTTTGGGAATGTTGAAGTAGCGGAAACCACGCGCATCGTTCCCAACGCCGGCTGTATAGTTCCAGTTTCCCCAGTTGCTGCAGACATCGTAGTCGATTAGTAGAGACTCAAACCACTCTGCACCCATGCGCCAATCGATTCCTAGATTCTTAGTTAGAAAGCTAGCTACATTCTGACGCCCGCGATTAGACATAAATCCAGTTGCCGCTAGTTCTCTCATATTAGCGTCGATCAGCGGATAGCCAGTTTTTCCTTCGCGCCATAGATCAAATCGCTTCCAATCTTGCTGCCATTCGATCGGTAATCCACGAATTCCTCCCTTACGAAATATCTTGCGACCATACTTCACACAGACAAACCGGAAGTAGTCTCGCCACATTAGCTCAAATATCATCCAGTAAGTTGAATTGTTTTTCTTTCTCTCTCTTTCGTAGCGCTGGACTTCTTCGTAAACTCTGCGAGGAGAAAGACTTCCATTAGCGAGCCAAGGAGAAAATTTGGAAGAGTAATCCGCGCCCAACATCCCGTTACGAGTCTCTTTGTACCGCTGAAGTCT
It includes:
- a CDS encoding DUF2996 domain-containing protein; its protein translation is MAEEQTPSNQNAENQNAENIVEGAKPKDTVAETAKPDADAKNLEQSDDKKSGEPVAKVKEDSGETAKAGNQPAGKTVGSGGSAKKPAAKSEAKSGDKKPAAKKKKPPKLEDKPFNEFMEQHYLPSLKEAMAKEGIEELNLEFAKRKLEVMGQSGGDPYWQVQGQWTEAGEGDRQFNIAFIDEDISGQKVFTLTSNGAVPSTVEQFMGDERRITLDLMVLYTLQRLNGQKWLTRN
- a CDS encoding GDP-L-fucose synthase, encoding MELANKKILVTGGAGFLGKQVVDQLQQAGANPDDILVIRSRDYDLTEMDACKRAVIGQDVVIHLAAHVGGIGLNREKPAELFYDNLMMGAQLIHAAYQAGVEKFVCVGTICAYPKFTPVPFKEDDLWAGYPEETNAPYGIAKKALLVQLEAYRQQYGFDGIYLLPVNLYGPEDNFDPRSSHVIPALIHKIHEAQINGDKTLPVWGDGSPTREFLYSTDAARGIVMATQHYSDAAAVNLGTNSEISIKDLAELICEVMDFEGKLIWQTDKPNGQPRRCLDVERAKQAFGFEAQTDFREGLRKTVEWYRQHAQTLQLA
- a CDS encoding DASH family cryptochrome: MRILLWLRNDLRLHDHEPLHRATEQGADIIPVYCFDPRQFQATSFGFPKTGSYRAQFLIETVAALKAELRSRGSNLVILQGKPEEEIPALVKAFDIAAVYWHEEVTPEEIEVEQRLETVLNQLKVTSEVYWGATLYHPDDLPFEVSQLPEVFTQFRKAIEKNTQVFPTFPTPEKLPSLPNEIEPGELPSLSDLGLERTPIDEKGVLPFKGGESKGLDRLQHYFWNADRLQRYKETRNGMLGADYSSKFSPWLANGSLSPRRVYEEVQRYERERKKNNSTYWMIFELMWRDYFRFVCVKYGRKIFRKGGIRGLPIEWQQDWKRFDLWREGKTGYPLIDANMRELAATGFMSNRGRQNVASFLTKNLGIDWRMGAEWFESLLIDYDVCSNWGNWNYTAGVGNDARGFRYFNIPKQSKDYDSEGKYVKHWLPELKTLPAKKVHTPWTLQTVEQKQFNVRLGVDYPNPVVDLQKSVSVNERRYEDAWQQKKHRR
- the gmd gene encoding GDP-mannose 4,6-dehydratase; this encodes MTQPKRALITGITGQDGSYLAELLLSKGYEVHGIIRRTSTFNTDRIDHIYEDPHKEDAKLFLHYGDLNDGTMLRRILEQVQPNEVYNLGAQSHVRVSFDSPEYTVDTVAMGALRLLEAIRDYQQRTRSEVRFYQAGSSEMYGKVQHVPQSEETPFYPRSPYSCAKVYAHWQTINYRESYDMFATNGILFNHESPRRGETFVTRKITRAIARIVTGQQKKLYLGNLDAKRDWGYAKDYVKAMWLMLQHDQPDDFVIATGETYSIRQFLDIAFQHVNLDWTDFVAFDERYLRPAEVDLLIGDPSKAKRILGWQPEVSFEELVKLMVDADLEVVSEQPVTSTNGSLNATIRRQILGSIS